In Plasmodium vivax chromosome 14, whole genome shotgun sequence, the genomic window TTCAAGATACTTaagcatatttttcaaaagcgCCTTTGTACGGTACTTAAATATCAGCGAGCTTTTTAACGGAATGTACAAGAagcattttgcaaatatcattaaaaaatttgcgtcCGATTTTGATGTCactttttacctgaacagtcaGGTAAAAACTGAAGTTATCCAATTAGAGGAAAGGGAATTTATTTCAAGACAAATTATGGCTATTTTCAAagattgcaaaaaaaaaaaagtgaatagAATTATGCGTGATGATATTTGCAATGATTATATTTCCAACGTACTACGTCAAGGTAATGCGAATGAAAAGGGTCTTCTGAACACGTTTAGCTTAAATGAATTGTCCCACCTCGTTCATCACATTTGCCTATACCTGAACAGCATATTGACGAGCAACAATGCATACctatttaacaaaaaggtGACGCTGAATTTGTTGGGATTACTAAAAAAGGTTAAGGCCATTACGCACATGCAGGGGGATCATAACTTGCTCCTTTTTAAGGACCAGCTggagcacacacacatggaAGAAGTTCGGAAGTTTTGTGCTCTCCTGGATGAACGCATAGATAGCCAGGACATACAAATTAACATTAACGACTTTCACAAAAGGCTTACGAGCATTTTGCAGGACGGGGCGCGGCCCGGCGGGGTGAAGCGGCCAAATGGGGCGGAGGCCCTgccgggggggaagcgccagCGAAGGGGTTAATTGGTTAAGAAGTGGTGAAGAGGTTAGGAAGTGGCTACGGCGTGGCTACTTCGTGACTTCTACGTGGCTTCTACGCGGCTTCTACGCGGCTTCTACGCGGCTACTTTATGGCCAGCCGCTTCAAAAAAGAGTGAACCAAATAGGCGTACAAACGCGTCTCTGCGTGGAGGCCCCACGTAGGTGACTGCGCATGGGAATAGCCACGTTTCTACCTTGTGAGCCCCGTTACTACGCATTTGTAAACCCCCCCCCAGTTACATACCTTTTTGTAATTCACTTTTTAACCGAACTCCCTGTATTATTAGTCATCCCAATttgctctctttttttaaaaaactccCTAAGGCAACATCTTTTGGAGAAAACTTATAACATCTTTGTCGAAAGTAAACGGTACTTCCTTTTCGAATTTTTCGATATGCTTGTTCCTCCTTGGGAAAAGGGATTCAAATTGGGTTTGATGTGTGTGGTGCAAGGTGGCATGGGATGTCTATCCGCTCACGTgctatatatgtgcatacacacacataggCATACATTTCCGTGTGCCAACACTTTTGCGTTTTATCGCGTCAGCCGCACCCGTCGATGTCCGGCATGAGCAAGAGCATCTTCTCCGATGAAGTGATTTGCATCCCATTTTCGAGCAGCCCCTGGTCGTCCCCCTCCATCCGCCGGTGCCTCTCGCAAGCAGCATGGATGAAGCACACCATTTCGTCTACTTCTTGGTCGTGGAAGTCGATTTCGCACCTGACCTCCTTCACGTTTGCTTTGTTCTCTATCACGTCGAGGAATTCTTTGAGCGCGTTTTTTAAGTTCTGTGGAGGGGCGAGAAAGGGGGGCAACAACACGGTGCGGATGTGACGTAGCGAAAAGgcagactttttttttaccacagGTGGGAGGAACCCACGATGCGTATGGCCCATATAATAAGGGCAGTAGCGGGCCTGCCTATATCTAACGTGGAcgtaattttcaaaattgttcGCTATGTTCTCATCATCCTGTGTGCGGGAGGAATTCATTTGGTGGCCATACGACATGAAGAAGTGCAACTTCTCCACCGAGTCGTTGTCGCGTAGGTATTCCACCAGAAACTGAAACGTGTCGAGgtttaaaaaggagagcttCATAAATTTGAGCCTCCTGTTTAGGGAACagaaaatgatatttttaatttgctgaTTATTTAGCTCCGTGTTTTGCACGTTGATATATTCCAAATTGTTACTTTCAAGAATTagcaaaattttgttaaataacatattggtaattttatttccccttaaATTCATGCcagttatatttttgctttcgTACACACTACACAGGATGTGAAAGAGGCAGGTTTCATTCAAGTCGTTGTGCGATATGTCGAGGTAGCCCTTAAAGGAcgtgttcctttttaaagcGTCGCAAAACTGTTCTATCACGTCGTGGTCGATTGGGTCGATTGGGTCGATGGGCTCCTTCGTCCCCGGCGCGCAGGCCTTCAACTTTAGTTTTCGGCCCTCCAGTTGGTTGCCTTTTAGCCGCTCCGTCATGAGGATGTACTTGGTCGTCAGCGACCGATCCGCGTCCTCCTCGAGCGCCATGCGTGGGGGAGTCGTTTAGCAGACAGCAGATTAGCGGATTAGCAGATTAGCGGATTAGCGCCGTGGTTCGCGGCGGAGTGCCTGGACAGCAGACCGGGGGCGCGCACGCAGGGACGCCAGAGTGATACCTCTCCTCTGctaagaaaaaggaaaaaactgcCAGCATACCATTCGTTTGTCACTCCGCGCAATGCCAAATAAAtggttaaaaagaaaaaacgaagaagacATTCCTACATAATCAAACGTGCGTGTGTATGAACTGCGCCATCGCCCAATTTTCATGAAAAATGTTCAACCAAGTGCCTAGTGGGAGAGAGcctacctttttttttttttttttttttttttcctcccataTACACATCTGTCGCGTTTAAGATAATACATGTTTGACGCTcggggttttttttttcccctcctttgggAGAAAATTTATCACTTCGTAAGTTTATCAGCTCGTCAACTTGTGAATTTCTCACTTAAAGGTAATACTAgccaaaaaatacatttttttttttttttttttttttgtcaaaaaggttaattttacctgaccatgtcataattttttatttcgatAGCTAAAATTGtcagcctttttttttttttctccgtttccgttttttttttttatttatccttttttcccccgaaAGCGTATGCAAAATGCGGTGAGAAAAAGAGGCACAAATTgagggtactttttttttgttccgcGTTTTGGCAAGTTAGCCCGCAGCACTTTAACCGGTAATACTTCAACAAGTAGCACTCCAACCGGAAGCGCTTAAACCCGTCGAAATTTATCGCCGATGATTGTCGTATTTTCTGTTTCTCCATGCTGAATAGTGTTACCCCCCCCGTGAATAAACTTCGTCAGTTTTTTTCCAAGTTTACGCGCCACTCGATCGAACGGAAACCCCTTTTAACAAAAGTACGCAACAGTTGAAATCAACCAAATGAAACTTCTCCCCGCCAGTAAAACTCCTCGCTGCGAATTAGCAGAATTAAAGTGACCCCCGCTCTTtcaaaggaaaagcaaagtGAAGCAAATCACATTGAAGcgaagcaaagcaaaacaaagtGAAACAAACCAACCAACCCAACCCAACAAAACCCCCCGCGGACACATACCAACTTCACATTAAGTATGATAACTGGGAACGGTATCATATTTTTAGGTACTGGACGGAGAGAGCAGCGCGGCGAACCATGAAATgagagaaaaatgagaaaaaaaagggaaaaaaagggaaaaaaggaaaaatgaaggggACACGCTTTGAGAGAACACACGTACAATGCGTATACCACACGTGGAAGCCACTTCACGTTGCGCTTGTTTTGTCAAATGAGTGGGAGGGGGTCTCCAATCCCGCGACGTGTGAAGAGTGCCAGCAGAAGGGCGTCTCGAGACCCCGAACgggttttttttcacacccAGCGTGTCATCCCCCCCCCGTCGCTTTTATTACGTTTGATCACTTCCGATCACTTCCCATCACTTCTTATTCCCTCCGTTCGCCCCCGCGCAGGTACAGGTTCTTCATCGTCCACGCCCAAACTATCccacattttcaaaaacTCCAAAATTTTGTCCAACAAAAATAAGGGGGAACCCCAGAGCTCGGAACTGAGGCAGGAAGACGTAGAacatataaacaaatttgtagACGAGTTGGTTGCACACGATATAGAATGTATTGACCAGCTGAACGATTTGTATCTAAGAAAGAAGTACCCGGATTGCCATGATTTAAAATGCTACACTTGTTACGATGCTCTGAATGGTAACTCCaagaataaaagaaataacatCTGCGTGTTGGTGAAGTCGAATGACTCGTATGTCCTAATTGACGTCGGGAAAACCTTCAGGGACAGCCTGTTGCGGAACAAGGACAAAATTAACTTCTACGTAAGTgcgcgggggagggggagttGTCGCGTGGCGGTGTTCGCCCGTTTGGCGGCCCCGTTTCGCCGCCCCGTTTTACCGCTCCAATTATGCCGCTCCAATTGTGCCCCCCCGATTACTCCCCGCAGGAAATCAAGCTGGACTCGGTGCTGATAAGCCACAGCCACACAGACGCGCTGAACGGAATAGATGACCTGAGGGACCTCCAAGAGTACAACAAAATAACCAAGGGAGACAGCTACTACTACACTCCGAAGAACCCAATCGACATTTACGTGAATGCAGTTTCGTATGAGCGCCTGCGAAATGGTTATGACTACCtggtgaagaagaggaaggaaaacattttcttttccaaaatagCAGCACTTAACC contains:
- a CDS encoding hypothetical protein, conserved (encoded by transcript PVX_100815A), with translation MALEEDADRSLTTKYILMTERLKGNQLEGRKLKLKACAPGTKEPIDPIDPIDHDVIEQFCDALKRNTSFKGYLDISHNDLNETCLFHILCSVYESKNITGMNLRGNKITNMLFNKILLILESNNLEYINVQNTELNNQQIKNIIFCSLNRRLKFMKLSFLNLDTFQFLVEYLRDNDSVEKLHFFMSYGHQMNSSRTQDDENIANNFENYVHVRYRQARYCPYYMGHTHRGFLPPVVKKKSAFSLRHIRTVLLPPFLAPPQNLKNALKEFLDVIENKANVKEVRCEIDFHDQEVDEMVCFIHAACERHRRMEGDDQGLLENGMQITSSEKMLLLMPDIDGCG